One genomic region from Planktothrix serta PCC 8927 encodes:
- a CDS encoding glycosyltransferase family 39 protein, protein MTKNPKLGFSSPYLSLENLLIATIILGILLRLINIGTREFWYDEVLSLLLSTGQKSAYVTPQDLPVVLADYTPLLNLPPELNFSDVLKTLMGLVRGVISGEPHPPLFYLSQHLWLRLFGNSEIAQRSLNTLLSIFSVFCGYGLGRTLLEHRGGLLFAALLATNPFFFFHSLNVRMYAPLVLWTILSAWALIQLIGVDKIQPQYRQAGIKSSLNFREKLFWTGVLILSVAAGCLTFYLFIYWLITLAVVVLYLDRHHWWQHALRIGTGVLITVPWVLWGTRQQLRNADLGRFSTPPGFFTTMLKHLQDVAYVLGVQLLVGDWITSIPVFIAVLAGIFWIIIFTVGSIRLGKAGENQRLGVALILGLFPLLLALLADIIGKKFTIGFGWGRSLMIILPGCLLLITVLIQRTTKGRLYSLIATSLIFIYLSISIADYSLRHRQIFHQISDILSQEPTTSTLIVMNSKAWGHVNRLAYYISPEYPVFLLAQESTKLAPALQKSLIAKPSAYSRIIWLESAEPVWSEPTTETERETLEKILQSQYQLKNNQILQGTMDLDQFTVRVYQDF, encoded by the coding sequence ATGACTAAAAATCCTAAACTCGGCTTTTCATCGCCCTATTTATCGTTAGAAAATTTACTGATTGCAACAATTATTCTAGGAATTCTCTTAAGACTGATCAACATCGGAACCCGTGAGTTTTGGTATGATGAAGTATTATCCCTCCTGTTGTCTACAGGACAAAAAAGTGCCTACGTCACTCCCCAGGATCTTCCTGTCGTTTTAGCTGATTATACTCCCCTACTCAATTTACCACCAGAGTTGAACTTTAGTGATGTTTTAAAAACTTTGATGGGTCTTGTGCGTGGGGTGATTTCAGGTGAACCCCATCCGCCTTTATTTTATCTGAGTCAGCATCTCTGGCTACGGTTATTTGGTAATAGTGAAATTGCTCAACGGAGTCTGAATACTTTACTGAGTATTTTCAGTGTTTTTTGTGGTTATGGGTTAGGAAGAACTCTATTAGAACATCGAGGGGGTTTATTATTTGCAGCATTATTAGCAACAAATCCCTTCTTCTTCTTTCACTCTCTGAATGTGCGGATGTATGCCCCTTTAGTCCTATGGACAATTTTAAGTGCTTGGGCTTTAATTCAGTTAATTGGTGTTGATAAAATTCAACCTCAATACCGACAAGCGGGAATAAAATCTTCTCTGAATTTCCGAGAAAAACTATTTTGGACAGGGGTATTAATTCTATCCGTAGCGGCGGGATGTTTAACATTTTACTTATTTATTTATTGGTTAATTACTTTAGCCGTTGTGGTATTATATTTAGATAGACATCATTGGTGGCAACACGCCTTACGCATCGGAACTGGGGTATTGATTACCGTACCTTGGGTGTTATGGGGAACCCGTCAACAACTGCGAAATGCTGACTTGGGGCGATTCAGTACGCCTCCTGGTTTTTTTACTACAATGCTGAAGCATTTACAAGATGTTGCTTATGTTTTAGGTGTGCAATTATTGGTGGGAGATTGGATTACCAGTATTCCAGTTTTTATTGCAGTTTTGGCTGGCATTTTCTGGATTATTATTTTTACAGTAGGAAGTATTCGGCTTGGGAAAGCCGGAGAAAATCAACGCTTAGGAGTCGCCTTAATTTTAGGACTATTTCCTCTGCTTTTGGCTTTATTAGCAGATATTATCGGTAAAAAATTTACAATTGGCTTTGGTTGGGGTAGAAGTTTAATGATTATTCTTCCCGGTTGTTTATTATTAATCACAGTATTAATTCAACGCACGACAAAAGGACGGTTGTATAGTCTGATTGCAACGAGTTTAATTTTCATCTATTTAAGTATTAGTATCGCAGACTATAGTTTAAGACATCGGCAAATATTTCACCAGATTTCTGATATTCTTTCCCAAGAACCGACCACTTCCACATTAATTGTCATGAATTCTAAAGCCTGGGGTCATGTTAACCGTTTAGCCTATTATATATCCCCTGAATATCCTGTATTTTTACTTGCTCAAGAATCCACTAAACTGGCTCCGGCTTTACAAAAATCTTTAATTGCAAAACCTTCAGCCTATAGTAGAATTATCTGGTTAGAATCTGCTGAACCTGTTTGGTCTGAACCCACAACAGAAACTGAACGAGAAACCCTTGAAAAGATTTTACAATCTCAATATCAACTTAAAAATAATCAGATCCTTCAAGGAACAATGGATTTAGATCAATTTACTGTTCGTGTCTATCAGGACTTTTAA
- a CDS encoding acyltransferase family protein, with product MSDKINIPKISRLKQLDALRAIAIFMVMGRHKFVSRIWEQVGWVGVEIFFILSGFLIGNVLFTEYRQTENINFKRFLVSRGIRIYIPFYLFILLTVIHDLVFNLELSWKSVISELFFVQNYAKPLWNHTWYLAVDQHFYVILLPISLILMLKISKNKSDPFRPVVKLYFLVAILMLILRTLTAVFLPYTHQTHAFPTHLRLDGLTLGVSMAYLYNFHYPKVINFINSYRKVILISSIILISPCLFFELEKSQFLQSLGITIIEFGFAGLIISLIVWETNFPPLIEQLFNQIIDILAVIGLSSYSIYLWHMAVIRWGIEGFYRLFPNTSIHFVVEFWLYFVVSICLGLLIAKLVENPTQKLRNWLYPPKS from the coding sequence ATGTCTGACAAAATTAATATTCCTAAAATTAGTCGCTTAAAACAATTAGATGCGTTAAGAGCAATTGCAATTTTTATGGTGATGGGACGCCATAAATTTGTGAGTCGAATTTGGGAACAAGTCGGATGGGTGGGAGTTGAAATATTCTTTATCTTGAGTGGTTTTTTAATTGGGAATGTACTATTTACAGAATATCGTCAAACCGAGAATATTAATTTTAAGAGATTTTTAGTCAGTCGAGGAATTAGGATTTATATTCCATTTTATTTATTCATATTACTGACTGTTATACATGATTTGGTTTTTAATCTTGAATTGAGTTGGAAATCAGTTATTTCAGAACTATTTTTTGTTCAAAATTATGCAAAACCCCTGTGGAATCATACTTGGTATTTAGCAGTTGATCAACATTTTTATGTAATTTTATTACCAATTAGTTTAATTTTAATGCTAAAAATATCTAAAAATAAATCCGACCCCTTTCGTCCTGTAGTTAAACTGTATTTTTTAGTTGCTATTTTGATGCTAATTTTAAGAACGTTAACAGCCGTTTTTCTTCCTTATACCCATCAAACCCATGCTTTCCCCACTCATTTGCGTTTAGATGGCTTAACTTTAGGGGTTTCAATGGCTTACTTGTATAATTTCCATTATCCAAAAGTCATAAATTTTATTAACTCTTATAGAAAAGTTATTTTAATCAGCAGTATTATACTCATTTCACCGTGTTTATTTTTTGAATTAGAAAAAAGTCAGTTTTTGCAATCTTTAGGAATCACAATTATTGAATTTGGTTTTGCTGGATTAATTATTTCTTTGATTGTTTGGGAAACCAATTTTCCGCCTTTAATTGAACAACTTTTTAATCAGATTATTGATATTTTAGCTGTAATTGGGTTAAGTTCCTATTCAATTTACCTATGGCACATGGCAGTTATTCGATGGGGAATTGAAGGATTTTATCGGTTATTTCCCAATACTTCTATTCATTTTGTTGTGGAATTCTGGTTATATTTTGTTGTGAGTATATGTTTAGGATTATTAATAGCTAAATTGGTTGAAAATCCTACGCAAAAATTAAGAAACTGGTTGTATCCACCGAAATCTTAA
- a CDS encoding acyltransferase family protein, translating into MTTTALPKPYTRLSELLPALKAIAILQIVLYHIWAYTKGYLKFSEITEILTGNGVKGLVEGGLNFFCLMGEQGVHIFLIASGFGLATSWWKSYQKIPNNPNIIALIPFWKRRLLRIFPLYWIAHGLALLIYWINPEWVPFGQEVWGQGGLTIAAAIFASLTTLRNFIMPFYTFLNGAWWYVGLIVQLYLIFPFLIRWGKRWGWQNLLINSVVISLLYRGLIVLLPVSDTITDRLLRGAFFPSRLFEFVLGMVLAIALLEQNSGSDQLLNWSQNLLFKRRWLGFLIIFWALGLACDWASEETLMAWRIPADFFLGIGQFFVLFQIINYLPSLKPWLNPIGDTSYGIYLIHMNLETGLWVGMGFISFYWLRLFMVVAIACFLGGLFDIAGNWIIKQGLKNPPFSSPK; encoded by the coding sequence ATGACAACAACTGCTCTCCCTAAACCCTATACTCGCTTGAGTGAACTGTTACCCGCCCTCAAAGCGATCGCAATTCTCCAGATTGTACTGTATCACATTTGGGCTTATACAAAAGGATATCTCAAATTTTCAGAAATCACGGAGATTTTGACTGGAAATGGTGTTAAAGGGTTGGTGGAAGGAGGACTAAATTTTTTCTGTTTAATGGGAGAACAGGGAGTCCATATTTTCCTAATTGCTAGTGGGTTTGGACTAGCAACATCTTGGTGGAAAAGTTATCAAAAAATACCCAATAATCCTAATATTATAGCATTAATTCCCTTTTGGAAACGACGATTATTACGGATTTTTCCCCTCTATTGGATTGCTCATGGTTTAGCTTTATTAATATACTGGATTAACCCCGAATGGGTTCCCTTTGGTCAAGAAGTTTGGGGTCAAGGTGGATTAACAATTGCGGCGGCAATTTTTGCCAGTTTAACGACTTTGAGAAATTTTATTATGCCCTTTTATACCTTCTTAAATGGGGCTTGGTGGTATGTGGGATTAATCGTTCAACTTTATTTAATTTTCCCCTTTTTAATTCGCTGGGGGAAACGCTGGGGATGGCAAAATCTATTAATTAATTCTGTGGTTATTTCTTTACTATATCGGGGATTGATTGTGCTGCTTCCGGTTAGTGATACTATCACAGATCGATTATTACGGGGGGCATTTTTTCCCTCTCGGCTATTTGAATTTGTCTTAGGTATGGTTTTAGCGATCGCATTATTAGAACAAAATTCAGGATCAGATCAATTATTAAACTGGAGTCAAAATTTACTTTTTAAACGGCGATGGCTTGGTTTTTTAATAATATTTTGGGCTTTAGGATTAGCGTGTGATTGGGCATCAGAGGAAACATTAATGGCTTGGAGAATTCCTGCTGATTTTTTCCTAGGAATTGGGCAATTTTTTGTCCTATTTCAAATAATCAATTATTTACCTAGTCTGAAACCTTGGCTAAATCCTATTGGCGATACATCCTATGGTATTTACCTAATTCACATGAACTTAGAAACAGGTTTATGGGTAGGAATGGGTTTTATTTCCTTTTATTGGTTGCGTTTATTTATGGTAGTGGCGATCGCCTGTTTCCTAGGAGGATTATTTGATATTGCTGGGAATTGGATAATTAAACAGGGGTTAAAAAATCCTCCCTTTTCTTCCCCAAAATAA
- a CDS encoding glycosyltransferase has protein sequence MNLPEMNTLLSVPTGPLQIPTQAAIPTELGEFAIRLSLVIPTYKESENVREIVQQLTQLLNAAIPNEYELIIVDDDSPDLTWKVAAELMPEFPQLRVMRRQEERGLSTAVIRGWQVARGEVLGVIDADLQHPPESLLQLLAEIERGADLAVGSRHIEGGGVSDWSVIRRFLSRGAQVLGLIILPGVIGRVSDPMSGYFMVRREAIAGKILDPIGYKILIEVLGRGQIRWVAEVGYVFQERLEGESKVTGKQYIEYLQHLVKLRLARWPIMRFLRFGIVGFSGVFVDMGVFYLFYTVLGFPLTRSAIFSAEVAIINNFLWNDIWTFGDISSHQKGMGKRFKRFLKFNLICLSGLILNVLLVNLLFNVFGMNAYLAKVIAIAIVTFWNFWLNLKLSWRVTEVK, from the coding sequence ATGAATTTGCCTGAAATGAATACTCTTTTGTCTGTTCCCACAGGGCCATTACAGATTCCGACACAAGCTGCTATTCCAACAGAACTGGGTGAGTTTGCAATTCGATTGTCCTTGGTGATTCCCACCTATAAAGAAAGTGAAAATGTTAGGGAAATTGTCCAGCAATTAACTCAGTTATTAAATGCTGCAATTCCCAATGAATATGAATTAATTATTGTTGATGATGATAGTCCAGATTTAACGTGGAAAGTCGCGGCGGAATTAATGCCGGAATTTCCCCAATTACGGGTAATGCGCCGTCAAGAAGAACGGGGATTATCAACGGCTGTAATTCGGGGTTGGCAAGTGGCGAGAGGGGAAGTTTTAGGGGTAATTGATGCCGATTTACAACATCCTCCTGAAAGTTTATTACAACTTTTAGCTGAAATAGAACGGGGTGCAGATTTAGCCGTTGGTAGTCGCCATATTGAAGGAGGAGGAGTCAGTGATTGGAGTGTAATTCGGCGGTTTTTATCGAGAGGAGCGCAGGTTTTAGGATTAATTATTTTACCCGGTGTTATTGGTCGGGTTTCCGATCCGATGAGTGGGTATTTTATGGTGAGACGGGAAGCAATTGCTGGAAAAATTCTTGATCCTATTGGCTATAAAATCCTGATTGAAGTGTTAGGTCGGGGTCAAATTCGTTGGGTGGCAGAAGTGGGTTATGTTTTCCAAGAACGCTTAGAAGGGGAAAGCAAAGTGACTGGGAAACAATATATTGAATATTTACAACATTTAGTTAAATTACGGTTAGCCCGATGGCCTATAATGCGGTTTTTGCGGTTTGGAATTGTGGGGTTTAGTGGTGTTTTTGTGGATATGGGAGTGTTTTATCTCTTTTATACTGTTCTGGGTTTCCCTTTAACTCGGAGTGCCATATTCTCCGCAGAAGTGGCGATTATTAATAATTTCCTCTGGAACGATATTTGGACATTTGGAGATATTTCTAGCCATCAAAAAGGGATGGGAAAACGGTTTAAACGATTTTTGAAGTTTAACTTAATTTGTTTGTCAGGGTTGATTTTAAATGTGTTATTAGTGAATCTTTTATTTAATGTGTTTGGGATGAATGCCTATTTAGCGAAGGTAATTGCGATCGCTATTGTGACTTTTTGGAATTTCTGGCTGAATTTAAAATTGAGTTGGCGAGTAACGGAAGTTAAGTAG
- the gloB gene encoding hydroxyacylglutathione hydrolase, giving the protein MQIERIPVLSDNYIFLLYDPHRKIAAVVDPAEAYPVLQHLQTLGAELVAIFNTHHHSDHVGGNTQLIQHYPNLTIYGGAEDQGRIPGQMIFLKQGDRVQFGDQVGTVLFVPGHTKAHIAYYFPPQHADEPGDLFCGDTLFSGGCGRLFEGTPQQMVTSLNKFRNLPETTRVWCAHEYTLNNLKFALTVDADNSELHDRFQNVKVARSQNQATIPSNIGLEKRTNPFLRWDVPSLQSATNSQDPIQTFARLRGMKDQF; this is encoded by the coding sequence ATGCAAATTGAACGAATTCCCGTCCTCTCTGATAATTACATTTTTTTACTGTATGATCCCCATCGGAAGATTGCCGCCGTTGTTGACCCCGCAGAAGCCTATCCTGTTTTACAACATTTACAGACATTAGGAGCCGAATTAGTTGCAATTTTTAACACCCACCATCACAGCGATCATGTTGGGGGAAATACACAACTGATCCAACACTATCCCAATCTTACTATTTATGGAGGAGCAGAAGATCAAGGCAGAATTCCCGGTCAAATGATATTTTTAAAACAGGGCGATCGCGTTCAATTTGGGGATCAAGTCGGGACGGTCTTGTTTGTTCCCGGTCATACAAAAGCCCACATTGCCTATTATTTCCCGCCCCAACACGCTGATGAACCCGGCGACTTATTCTGTGGAGATACCCTATTTTCAGGGGGGTGTGGTCGTTTATTTGAAGGAACTCCTCAACAAATGGTGACTTCCCTGAATAAATTTCGCAACCTACCTGAAACCACTAGAGTTTGGTGTGCCCACGAATACACCCTCAATAACTTAAAATTTGCCTTAACGGTAGATGCTGACAATTCAGAGTTACATGATCGTTTCCAAAATGTCAAGGTTGCCCGCAGTCAAAATCAAGCCACCATTCCCTCAAATATCGGTTTAGAAAAACGCACGAACCCTTTTTTGCGTTGGGATGTTCCTAGTTTACAGTCTGCGACGAATAGCCAAGATCCCATTCAAACTTTTGCCCGTTTGCGAGGGATGAAGGATCAATTTTAA
- the vapC gene encoding type II toxin-antitoxin system tRNA(fMet)-specific endonuclease VapC, with translation MSYLLDTNVCIQLLNNSNPSVTRRLALQQPGDIYLCTVVQFELYYGAYKSSQPERNLAILQRFFKQFNILSLNKKAAKIAGEIRAQLAALGTPIGPYDVQIAAIALANKLVLVTHNTAEFSRVPNLQIEDWEL, from the coding sequence TTGAGTTATTTACTCGATACTAATGTTTGTATTCAACTCCTGAATAATAGTAATCCATCCGTAACTCGTCGATTAGCTTTACAACAGCCAGGGGATATTTATTTGTGTACTGTTGTACAGTTTGAACTTTATTATGGTGCATATAAAAGTAGCCAACCAGAGCGAAATTTAGCAATATTACAGCGTTTTTTTAAACAATTCAATATTTTATCTTTGAATAAAAAAGCAGCTAAAATTGCCGGAGAAATCCGCGCCCAATTAGCAGCTTTAGGTACACCTATTGGCCCCTATGATGTGCAAATTGCGGCGATCGCTTTAGCTAACAAATTAGTTCTAGTCACTCACAATACAGCAGAATTTAGTCGAGTTCCTAACTTGCAAATTGAAGATTGGGAACTTTAA
- the rplI gene encoding 50S ribosomal protein L9, with amino-acid sequence MAKRIQVVLTKDVTKLGKNGDLVEVAPGYARNYLLPQSIAVRATPGILKQVERRREEERQRQLELKQQAETQKQALEAVGVFKIAKQVGEENAIFGTVTEKELAELIQQTIGQEVDRREITLPSISKLGTYRAHIKLHTEVTADVEVEVVSL; translated from the coding sequence ATGGCGAAGCGTATTCAAGTGGTTCTGACGAAGGATGTCACTAAACTCGGAAAAAATGGGGATCTCGTAGAAGTCGCCCCGGGTTATGCTCGTAACTATTTACTCCCTCAGAGTATCGCAGTTCGGGCCACTCCTGGTATTCTCAAACAGGTAGAACGGCGTCGGGAAGAAGAACGTCAACGCCAACTGGAACTGAAACAACAAGCTGAAACTCAGAAACAAGCCCTAGAAGCGGTGGGTGTGTTCAAAATTGCCAAACAAGTTGGGGAAGAAAACGCAATTTTTGGAACTGTTACAGAGAAGGAATTAGCAGAATTGATTCAACAAACCATTGGTCAAGAAGTTGATCGTAGAGAAATTACTCTCCCCAGTATCAGTAAATTAGGAACCTATAGAGCCCATATTAAGTTACATACTGAAGTAACAGCAGATGTAGAAGTTGAAGTGGTTTCTCTGTAA
- the dnaB gene encoding replicative DNA helicase: MNEPQFSSISDRLPPQNIEAEEAILGGILLDPEAISRVAELLQPESFALKSHQIIYRATLTLHFQGKPTDLMTVTTWLADQKLLEQVGGQLKLTQLVDRTVSAVNIDQYGLLILDKKIRRSLITGGHTIIELAYDTSQDLETVLDKAEQQIFNISQVRPQQDLVSIGETLIDTFQEIEDRNEGISLPGIPCGFYDLDAMTGGFQRSDLIIIAGRPSMGKCLSFDSTIVLSDGSVVTIEDIYNRQKAQILTLENNWKFKITEPSDFIDDGIKPVFRVTTKLGRFVESTLTHPFLTIQGWKQLAELKLGQKIAVPRKVDVFGSEKISECQAKILGYLIGDGGLTDSNAVLTNNDCRIQQDFINAVKDFDTNLKVRIDNSHGTRADSLNVTKNQQLVIDNRQSFAKTLRQTVQIKGISGSEIAQDLGVSPSAVSHWMNGKSAPNSEFFKQLCDLLDIDTTVLAPDGAETIQINNRNSLVIWLEKLGLWGKNSHQKTIPEIIFRLERSQIALFLNRLFATDGWATVLASSQSQIGYTSVSEELARQVQHLLLRFGIIATLKKRSVKYKETRRTAWQLDITDALSLKTFISEIGIFSKEEALLKIENALMNKRYQTNRDLIPIEIWQEIATVKGDESWQNLAKRAGIPGYSNIHVGKRQPSRERLWTLATALDNLPLQQLATSEIYWDEIVSIEFMGEKQVYDLTIPETHNFVANDICVHNTSFAVGLGHNIAKGQKLPIAIFSLEMSKGQLVQRLLSSEAKIESNRIRSGRISQSEWEPLTMAISSLAELPIFIDDTPNITVTEMRSKARRLQAENGGVLGLVLIDYLQLMEGGSDNRVQELSRITRSLKGLARELSVPVIALSQLSRSVESRTNKRPMLSDLRESGCLTGDSLITLADTGLQVPIKELIGKSGFPVWALNEKIMKLEIAIVSNAFSTGIKPVFTLTTRLGRKIRATANHKFLTIQGWKRLDELSFKQHICLPDNSDVYWDEIVSIIPDGEEEVFDLTVPNLHNFVANNIIVHNSIEQDADLVMMIYRDDYYNPDTPDRGITEIIMAKHRNGPTGTIKLLFDPQFTKFRNLANPRSS, translated from the coding sequence ATGAATGAACCTCAATTTTCTAGTATTAGCGATCGCCTTCCTCCTCAAAACATAGAAGCAGAGGAAGCAATTTTAGGCGGTATTCTCCTCGATCCAGAAGCCATTAGTCGGGTAGCAGAATTATTACAACCAGAATCCTTTGCCCTCAAATCCCATCAAATTATTTATCGGGCAACTTTAACCCTACATTTTCAAGGAAAACCCACCGATTTAATGACCGTTACCACTTGGTTAGCGGATCAAAAATTACTCGAACAAGTGGGAGGACAATTAAAATTAACTCAACTCGTAGATCGGACGGTTTCGGCGGTTAATATTGATCAATATGGCTTATTAATTTTAGATAAAAAAATCCGTCGCAGTTTGATTACTGGGGGACACACTATTATTGAATTAGCTTATGATACCAGCCAAGATTTAGAAACGGTTCTCGATAAAGCCGAACAACAAATCTTTAATATTTCTCAAGTTCGACCCCAACAGGATTTAGTTTCTATTGGAGAAACCTTAATTGATACCTTCCAAGAAATTGAAGACCGCAATGAAGGAATTTCTTTACCCGGTATTCCTTGCGGATTTTATGATTTAGACGCGATGACAGGAGGGTTTCAACGGTCGGATTTAATTATTATTGCGGGTAGGCCGTCAATGGGAAAATGTTTAAGTTTTGATAGTACAATTGTTTTATCGGATGGGAGTGTTGTCACGATTGAAGATATTTATAATCGTCAAAAAGCTCAAATTTTAACGTTAGAAAATAATTGGAAATTTAAAATTACTGAACCTTCTGACTTTATTGATGATGGAATTAAACCCGTATTTAGAGTTACTACAAAACTAGGGAGGTTTGTAGAATCTACCCTCACCCATCCGTTTTTAACGATTCAAGGATGGAAGCAGTTAGCAGAACTTAAACTAGGGCAAAAAATAGCGGTTCCTCGCAAAGTGGATGTTTTTGGATCTGAAAAAATATCAGAATGTCAGGCTAAGATTTTAGGTTATTTAATAGGAGATGGCGGACTGACAGATAGCAATGCTGTTTTGACAAATAATGATTGTAGAATTCAACAAGATTTCATTAATGCTGTCAAGGATTTTGATACTAACCTTAAAGTTAGAATCGATAACTCGCACGGAACTCGCGCGGACTCCTTGAATGTTACCAAAAACCAGCAATTAGTAATCGATAACAGACAATCTTTTGCCAAAACACTACGCCAAACAGTTCAAATCAAAGGAATATCTGGCTCTGAAATTGCTCAGGATTTAGGGGTTTCTCCCTCTGCTGTAAGCCACTGGATGAATGGTAAATCCGCTCCTAATTCGGAATTCTTTAAGCAGTTGTGTGACTTGCTAGATATCGACACCACTGTTCTTGCACCTGACGGAGCAGAAACAATTCAAATAAATAACAGGAATTCATTAGTAATCTGGCTGGAAAAATTGGGATTATGGGGAAAGAATTCTCATCAAAAAACAATTCCTGAAATCATCTTTAGATTAGAGCGATCACAAATTGCTTTATTTCTAAACCGTCTATTTGCAACAGATGGTTGGGCGACGGTTTTAGCTAGTAGTCAATCACAGATCGGTTATACCAGTGTCAGTGAAGAATTAGCCCGACAAGTTCAACATTTGTTATTGCGATTTGGGATTATTGCAACACTGAAAAAGCGTTCTGTTAAATATAAAGAAACCAGGCGAACGGCTTGGCAACTGGATATTACCGATGCTTTATCTCTTAAAACCTTTATCTCAGAAATTGGGATTTTTAGTAAAGAAGAAGCACTTTTAAAAATAGAAAATGCGTTAATGAATAAACGCTATCAAACCAATCGAGATTTGATTCCCATAGAAATTTGGCAAGAAATCGCAACGGTTAAAGGTGATGAATCTTGGCAAAATTTAGCAAAACGCGCAGGGATTCCAGGCTATAGTAATATTCATGTTGGTAAACGGCAACCATCACGGGAAAGACTCTGGACTTTAGCCACTGCTTTAGATAATTTACCCTTACAACAGTTAGCAACCAGTGAGATTTATTGGGATGAAATTGTCTCAATTGAATTTATGGGGGAAAAACAGGTTTATGACTTAACCATTCCTGAAACCCATAATTTTGTTGCAAATGATATCTGCGTTCATAATACCAGTTTTGCTGTGGGTTTAGGACATAATATTGCTAAGGGTCAAAAGTTACCTATTGCTATTTTTAGTTTAGAAATGTCCAAAGGACAATTAGTGCAAAGACTATTATCTAGTGAAGCGAAAATTGAAAGTAACCGCATTCGTTCAGGACGCATTAGTCAATCGGAATGGGAACCCTTAACAATGGCGATTAGTTCCTTAGCGGAATTACCTATTTTTATTGATGATACCCCGAATATTACCGTCACAGAAATGCGTTCTAAAGCTCGAAGATTGCAAGCGGAAAATGGGGGGGTATTGGGGTTAGTTTTAATTGATTATTTACAATTAATGGAGGGAGGAAGTGATAATCGAGTGCAGGAATTATCGAGAATTACCCGATCATTAAAAGGATTAGCGAGAGAATTAAGTGTACCTGTAATTGCCTTATCCCAGTTAAGTCGAAGCGTTGAATCTCGTACAAATAAACGCCCCATGTTATCAGATTTAAGGGAATCTGGTTGTTTAACAGGTGATAGCTTAATCACATTAGCAGACACAGGATTACAAGTACCCATTAAAGAATTAATAGGTAAATCTGGTTTTCCTGTTTGGGCATTAAATGAAAAAATAATGAAGCTAGAAATAGCAATTGTGAGTAATGCCTTTTCTACAGGTATAAAACCTGTATTTACCTTAACAACTCGACTAGGAAGAAAAATTAGAGCAACAGCTAATCACAAATTCCTGACAATTCAGGGTTGGAAAAGACTGGATGAGTTAAGTTTTAAACAACATATCTGTTTACCAGATAACAGTGATGTATATTGGGATGAAATAGTTTCAATTATACCTGATGGAGAAGAAGAAGTATTTGATTTAACAGTTCCTAACTTGCATAATTTTGTAGCAAATAACATCATTGTTCATAATTCAATTGAACAAGATGCGGATTTAGTTATGATGATCTATCGAGATGACTATTATAATCCTGATACTCCAGACCGAGGAATTACAGAAATTATTATGGCTAAACATCGTAACGGCCCTACAGGAACGATTAAACTCTTATTTGACCCTCAATTTACCAAATTCAGAAATTTAGCGAATCCTCGGTCTAGTTAA
- a CDS encoding DMT family transporter: MESISGIYLILGIVFEVMGTTCMKLSQGFTRIWPSIGIFIFYGLSFTCLTIVLKKIEVSVAYSVWSGVGTTLIAMIGIGFFRESITPIKFISIALIIIGVIGLNSGK; the protein is encoded by the coding sequence ATGGAATCAATCAGTGGGATTTACCTCATATTAGGAATTGTGTTTGAAGTGATGGGGACAACCTGTATGAAGTTATCCCAAGGCTTCACCCGAATCTGGCCTTCTATAGGAATATTTATTTTCTATGGACTTAGTTTTACTTGTTTAACAATAGTTCTCAAAAAAATTGAAGTCAGCGTTGCTTACTCAGTCTGGTCTGGTGTAGGAACAACTTTAATTGCTATGATTGGAATCGGGTTTTTTCGAGAGTCAATTACTCCGATTAAATTCATATCAATTGCATTGATTATCATCGGTGTAATCGGCTTAAATTCAGGAAAATAA